The following coding sequences lie in one Loxodonta africana isolate mLoxAfr1 chromosome X, mLoxAfr1.hap2, whole genome shotgun sequence genomic window:
- the GSPT2 gene encoding eukaryotic peptide chain release factor GTP-binding subunit ERF3B → MDSGSCSSSSCVSAPDCWEQVDLEASGSAPSGDRFSSVVAETSREHLSSSFSRQLNINAKRFLPNVHAAEFVPSFLRGPAQRLIPPASTASNQETCTSSGNPQGKRLGRGAPVEPSKEEQLVVCEGSNSAVTMELSEPVVENGEIKIAVKESWEHSKEVSEAEPGGSSLGDAGHPEESVQEMMEDKEEIRKPKSVVIPSGAPKKEHVNVVFIGHVDAGKSTIGGQIMFLTGMVDKRTLEKYEREAKEKNRETWYLSWALDTNQEERDKGKTVEVGRAYFETEKKHFTILDAPGHKSFVPNMIGGASQADLAVLVISARKGEFETGFEKGGQTREHAMLAKTAGVKHLIVLINKMDDSTVNWSIERYEECKEKLVPFLKKVGFSPKKDIHFMPCSGLTGANLKEQSDLCPWYTGLPFIPYLDNLPNFNRSIDGPIRLPIVDKYKDMGTVVLGKLESGSIFKGQQLVMMPNKHNVEVLGILSDDAETDSVIPGENLKIRLKGIEEEEILPGFILCDPNNLCHSGRTFDVQIVIIEHKSIICPGYNAVLHIHTCIEEVQITALISLVDKKSGEKSKTRPRFVKQDQVCIARLRTAGTICLETFKDFPQMGRFTLRDEGKTIAIGKVLKLVPEKD, encoded by the coding sequence ATGGATTCAGgcagctgcagcagcagcagctgcgtCTCTGCGCCTGACTGCTGGGAGCAGGTGGACTTGGAAGCCTCAGGTTCGGCCCCGAGCGGGGACAGATTCTCCTCCGTGGTAGCCGAGACCTCTCGTGAGCATCTTAGCTCGTCCTTCAGCCGGCAGCTCAACATCAACGCCAAACGCTTCCTGCCTAATGTCCATGCCGCGGAGTTCGTGCCGTCTTTCCTGCGGGGCCCGGCCCAGCGGTTGATCCCCCCAGCCAGCACTGCCAGCAACCAGGAAACCTGCACCAGCTCGGGAAATCCTCAAGGTAAAAGGCTGGGACGGGGGGCACCTGTGGAACCTTCCAAAGAGGAACAGTTAGTGGTGTGTGAAGGTTCCAATTCAGCTGTTACCATGGAACTTTCGGAACCTGTTGTAGAAAATGGAGAGATAAAAATTGCCGTAAAAGAATCATGGGAGCACAGTAAAGAAGTAAGTGAAGCAGAGCCTGGGGGTAGTTCCTTGGGAGATGCAGGGCACCCAGAAGAAAGTGTCCAGGAAATGATGGAGGACAAAGAGGAAATAAGAAAACCTAAATCTGTGGTCATACCCTCAGGTGCTCCTAAAAAAGAACATGTAAATGTGGTATTCATTGGGCATGTAGACGCTGGCAAGTCAACCATTGGAGGACAAATAATGTTTTTGACTGGAATGGTTGATAAAAGGACACTTGAGAAATACGAAAgagaagctaaagaaaaaaacagagaaacatGGTATTTGTCCTGGGCCTTAGACACGAATCAGGAAGAAAGAGACAAGGGTAAAACTGTAGAAGTGGGCCGTGCCTATTTtgaaacagaaaagaaacatTTCACAATTTTAGATGCTCCTGGCCACAAGAGTTTTGTCCCAAATATGATTGGTGGTGCTTCTCAAGCTGATTTAGCTGTACTGGTAATCTCTGCCAGGAAAGGAGAGTTTGAAACTGGATTTGAAAAAGGTGGACAGACAAGGGAACATGCGATGTTGgcaaaaacagcaggagtaaaaCATTTAATAGTGCTTATCAATAAGATGGATGATTCCACAGTAAATTGGAGCATCGAGAGATATGAAGAATGTAAAGAAAAACTGGTACCCTTTTTGAAAAAAGTCGGCTTCAGTCCCAAAAAGGACATTCACTTTATGCCCTGCTCAGGACTGACTGGAGCAAATCTTAAAGAGCAATCAGATCTCTGCCCTTGGTACACTGGATTGCCATTTATTCCATATTTGGATAATTTGCCAAACTTCAACAGATCAATTGATGGACCAATTAGGCTGCCAATTGTGGATAAGTACAAGGATATGGGCACTGTGGTCCTGGGAAAGCTGGAATCAGGATCCATTTTTAAAGGCCAGCAGCTTGTGATGATGCCAAACAAGCACAATGTGGAAGTTCTTGGAATACTTTCTGATGATGCTGAAACTGATTCTGTAATCCCAGGTGAAAACCTCAAAATCAGGCTGAAAGGAATTGAAGAAGAAGAGATTCTTCCAGGATTCATACTTTGTGATCCAAATAATCTTTGCCATTCTGGACGTACATTTGATGTTCAGATAGTGATTATTGAGCACAAATCCATCATCTGCCCAGGTTATAATGCGGTGCTGCACATTCATACTTGTATCGAGGAAGTTCAGATAACAGCCTTAATCTCCTTGGTAGACAAAAAATCAGGAGAAAAAAGTAAGACACGGCCCCGGTTCGTGAAGCAAGATCAAGTATGCATTGCCCGTTTAAGGACAGCAGGAACTATCTGCCTTGAGACATTTAAAGATTTTCCTCAGATGGGTCGTTTTACCTTAAGAGATGAGGGCAAGACCATTGCAATTGGAAAAGTTCTGAAACTGGTTCCAGAAAAGGACTAA